A window of Sulfobacillus thermosulfidooxidans contains these coding sequences:
- the rpe gene encoding ribulose-phosphate 3-epimerase: MRNSLIAPSILSANFAHLGREVQDVLTGGADWIHIDVMDGQFVPNITMGPVVVESLRKDTTAHLDVHLMIVKPEQYIPDFLKAGADSISIHYEATPHVQRALDMIRSAGKKAGLALTPSTPIQVVENVLPDLDYVLVMTVNPGFGGQKYIPLMTEKVRNLRHLLDTSGYSQILIEVDGGINQNTAEAVSQAGAEILVVGSAIFGQPDRKHVIEQIREQAEHGMRQLQTH, from the coding sequence ATGAGGAATTCGCTAATTGCTCCATCTATTTTGTCCGCGAATTTTGCTCATTTGGGCCGAGAAGTACAAGATGTCCTAACGGGCGGCGCGGACTGGATTCATATCGATGTGATGGACGGCCAATTTGTTCCCAACATCACCATGGGTCCTGTGGTTGTGGAGTCTTTACGTAAGGATACGACGGCACATCTTGATGTCCATCTCATGATTGTGAAACCCGAGCAATATATCCCCGATTTTTTAAAGGCAGGAGCCGACAGCATATCGATTCATTATGAGGCCACGCCCCATGTGCAACGAGCCTTAGACATGATCCGCAGTGCTGGCAAAAAAGCGGGTTTGGCACTGACGCCATCGACGCCGATCCAGGTCGTCGAAAATGTCTTACCGGATTTAGACTATGTTCTTGTGATGACCGTAAATCCGGGTTTTGGTGGCCAAAAATATATTCCTCTTATGACAGAAAAAGTTCGAAATCTTCGCCATTTGTTGGACACTTCCGGATATTCACAGATTCTCATTGAGGTCGATGGTGGCATCAATCAGAACACGGCCGAGGCAGTAAGCCAAGCAGGCGCGGAAATCCTTGTCGTCGGCAGTGCGATTTTCGGGCAGCCTGACCGTAAACATGTGATTGAACAAATTCGTGAACAAGCCGAGCACGGGATGCGGCAATTGCAAACCCATTAG
- a CDS encoding c-type cytochrome, whose translation MQKRPKIWIALMAVVTFTAGCGLYGAGGPNNNVPRGKEGQQPQGVTDVNNTRNPLLDHKTNRSRAKKVSAATKTPQNPQAVKAGAIVFQRDCASCHGPQGIGTTGAPRLAAPSGVVSTFGDVAKLKTFIATHMPANHPGSLDAKDATTVSQYVWHIAEGK comes from the coding sequence ATGCAAAAAAGGCCCAAGATATGGATTGCTTTGATGGCAGTCGTAACGTTCACTGCGGGGTGTGGACTTTATGGAGCTGGCGGACCCAACAACAATGTTCCCCGGGGAAAAGAAGGTCAACAACCTCAAGGCGTTACCGACGTGAATAATACCCGCAATCCCTTGTTGGATCACAAAACCAACCGGTCACGTGCTAAGAAAGTGTCGGCGGCCACGAAAACACCGCAGAATCCTCAAGCCGTGAAAGCGGGCGCTATTGTCTTTCAAAGAGATTGCGCGTCTTGTCATGGACCCCAGGGTATTGGAACGACCGGGGCTCCAAGACTAGCCGCCCCGAGTGGTGTGGTGTCCACCTTCGGGGATGTCGCCAAACTCAAGACCTTTATTGCCACACATATGCCGGCTAATCATCCGGGAAGTCTGGATGCGAAAGACGCCACTACGGTATCACAATACGTTTGGCATATTGCCGAAGGCAAATAA
- a CDS encoding cytochrome c oxidase subunit III, which yields MAATYVKDRELAAYRWGLRIFLVSQSVPFILIFADWYMFDGYYVSPKVNGWLGAVEILLDLLSGLIAWQAVVAIRHNRLMEMVQGFRRAAVLGSLQLFILAYQWGTRFIPPGTRYGEVYFTLTGVSGFYELVGIFVLIAISFRAARVQFTDEYHWDADAALYFWIFQMVGSLLSYLFLYWI from the coding sequence ATGGCAGCAACGTATGTGAAAGACCGGGAATTAGCGGCGTACCGTTGGGGATTGCGAATATTTTTGGTTAGTCAATCAGTGCCGTTCATCTTAATCTTTGCGGACTGGTACATGTTTGATGGGTATTATGTCAGTCCCAAAGTCAACGGCTGGTTAGGAGCTGTTGAAATCCTGCTGGATTTGTTATCTGGGCTTATTGCCTGGCAGGCTGTCGTGGCTATTCGTCACAATCGGCTCATGGAAATGGTTCAGGGATTCCGCCGTGCGGCCGTATTAGGTAGCTTGCAACTGTTTATTTTGGCTTATCAATGGGGGACACGGTTTATTCCCCCGGGCACGCGTTATGGAGAAGTGTATTTTACCTTAACGGGTGTCTCCGGTTTTTATGAACTGGTTGGAATTTTTGTTCTGATTGCCATCAGTTTTCGGGCGGCACGAGTTCAGTTTACCGATGAATATCACTGGGATGCTGATGCGGCGCTATATTTTTGGATCTTTCAAATGGTTGGCAGCCTGTTGTCCTATTTGTTTCTGTATTGGATTTAA
- a CDS encoding cytochrome c oxidase subunit I yields the protein MEQRIAQAEPRNHPQPKVLRMAPVLRGLIWATIGFVVFDLFTVAVDPYRGNPLVTEPSAVIGWVGGLLGWLLGVGGYEEMILPLFGSPSTWVEPKDWRRYFGLSTNHKVIGIQYLFSSSSIFLIAGLDAMAMRYELMQPSMHFFTYTGQYLTAVGIHGSLMMFGVGTVAMISGLGNYFVPLMIGAKRTVFSRLSGIGHWLLPAGALTLIASPLLGYWDTGWRGYEPLASQDPGGMVYYYLGIFAMTFSTILSAVNLSATIIFHRAKGMTWARLPLFVWGILTVSLLNLIWQPEIEMTFVMALLDKLIPFHFWDALGSPETYLSMFWLFGHPEVYIIVLPAFAMWNEIIPVMAQKNLFARDWAIIGLIFVMMLSGLVWAHHMFTNMRNSEMFPFAFFTEMISIPTGFSFMAAIGTLWKARLRLTTPSLLVLMSLFNFVVGGLTGVYLADPPVNLQVHDTFFVIAHFHYTIIGGMIFTWIASMYYWLPKFSGRMYNETWGKLLAIWIFIGFNGTFGQMFLLGLDGMNRWVPAYPPYLKPMNYEVSLFAFFLGAGFIAHAIHIIWAWRNGPKAPENPWHSRTLEWLTTSPPPENNFDGEVEVVRGFYRYDHDEPSAYLVKDASESQ from the coding sequence ATGGAACAACGTATTGCACAAGCGGAGCCTCGCAACCATCCGCAACCAAAAGTCCTACGGATGGCACCTGTGTTGCGAGGGCTTATCTGGGCTACGATAGGGTTTGTGGTATTTGATCTTTTTACGGTGGCGGTGGATCCCTACCGTGGAAATCCCTTAGTGACAGAACCGTCTGCAGTTATTGGTTGGGTTGGGGGATTATTAGGCTGGCTCCTTGGTGTGGGCGGTTACGAAGAAATGATTTTACCGCTATTTGGCTCTCCGAGCACGTGGGTTGAGCCTAAAGATTGGCGCCGCTATTTTGGGCTCAGCACCAATCACAAAGTCATTGGCATTCAATACCTCTTTTCGTCCAGTTCAATCTTTCTGATTGCGGGACTTGATGCCATGGCCATGCGATATGAGCTGATGCAACCCTCCATGCATTTCTTTACTTACACAGGCCAATATTTGACGGCGGTTGGCATTCATGGATCGCTCATGATGTTTGGGGTAGGCACCGTGGCAATGATTTCGGGACTAGGCAATTACTTTGTGCCCCTCATGATCGGCGCAAAACGGACAGTCTTTTCCCGCTTATCGGGTATTGGTCATTGGCTGTTACCGGCGGGAGCTCTAACCTTGATTGCCAGTCCCTTATTAGGATATTGGGATACGGGGTGGCGAGGATATGAGCCCCTAGCTAGTCAAGACCCAGGAGGCATGGTGTATTACTATCTCGGGATCTTTGCGATGACCTTTTCGACGATTTTATCGGCTGTCAATTTGTCCGCCACGATTATCTTTCACCGGGCTAAAGGAATGACATGGGCCCGATTGCCCTTGTTTGTATGGGGTATTTTAACTGTGTCTCTTCTTAATCTAATTTGGCAACCGGAAATTGAAATGACATTTGTCATGGCGTTGCTGGATAAGCTGATTCCTTTCCACTTTTGGGATGCTTTAGGCAGCCCGGAAACCTATTTGAGCATGTTCTGGTTGTTTGGGCATCCTGAAGTCTACATTATCGTGCTCCCGGCTTTTGCCATGTGGAACGAAATCATTCCGGTTATGGCACAGAAAAACTTATTTGCGCGGGATTGGGCCATTATCGGGTTGATCTTCGTGATGATGTTAAGTGGGCTGGTTTGGGCGCACCATATGTTTACCAATATGCGCAACAGTGAAATGTTTCCCTTTGCGTTCTTCACCGAGATGATTTCTATTCCCACCGGATTTTCGTTCATGGCTGCCATTGGAACGCTGTGGAAAGCGAGACTGCGTTTAACGACCCCTTCGCTATTGGTGTTGATGAGTTTGTTCAACTTCGTGGTTGGGGGATTGACGGGAGTTTATTTGGCGGACCCGCCGGTGAATTTGCAGGTCCATGATACGTTTTTTGTTATCGCGCATTTCCATTACACCATTATTGGCGGCATGATTTTCACATGGATTGCGTCAATGTATTACTGGCTGCCGAAGTTTTCTGGACGCATGTATAACGAAACCTGGGGCAAGCTGTTAGCGATTTGGATTTTCATCGGGTTCAATGGGACGTTCGGTCAAATGTTTCTCTTGGGATTGGACGGAATGAACCGCTGGGTACCGGCTTATCCACCGTATTTAAAACCCATGAACTACGAAGTGTCTCTCTTTGCTTTCTTCCTCGGGGCAGGCTTTATTGCCCACGCCATTCACATTATCTGGGCTTGGCGTAATGGTCCTAAAGCTCCGGAAAATCCTTGGCATTCACGCACGCTGGAATGGTTGACGACCTCTCCGCCTCCGGAAAATAACTTTGACGGAGAAGTTGAGGTGGTACGGGGATTCTATCGCTATGACCATGACGAACCCTCGGCATATTTGGTGAAGGACGCATCCGAATCACAATAA
- a CDS encoding cytochrome c oxidase subunit II has product MGDAIVFVVIWGILTTLGEIWFRSIRAHSMYYTISNQGSIALSAFNFLSSWLMPIFIFVALMVIYTLIRFRAPNNEPKPSLVQAMRNKWYIFFWVAASFLLNIMFWLHPTSVDLEAMFTNWRQEKKQNPLIVNVTARQWEWIFSYPQYGIKQAVNAQGLDEMELPVNRPVEFFLRSYDPFHTYDVYAGVIHSFWIPAFGIKEDVIPGETRTEFLVPNHVANFKTSPLVRVQCAEVCGPGHPYMEAPVSVVTAKQFAQWIAYQKKLQASGV; this is encoded by the coding sequence ATGGGGGATGCAATTGTCTTCGTCGTGATTTGGGGGATTCTCACGACACTGGGAGAAATCTGGTTTCGATCTATTCGTGCCCATTCCATGTATTACACCATATCCAATCAGGGCAGTATCGCCTTAAGCGCTTTTAACTTTTTGTCCTCTTGGCTCATGCCCATATTCATATTTGTGGCGTTGATGGTCATTTACACGTTAATTCGTTTTCGCGCTCCCAATAATGAACCGAAACCCAGTTTGGTGCAAGCCATGCGGAACAAATGGTACATCTTTTTCTGGGTGGCGGCGAGTTTTCTGTTAAATATTATGTTCTGGCTACATCCAACCTCTGTAGACCTTGAAGCCATGTTTACTAACTGGCGGCAAGAAAAAAAGCAGAATCCGTTAATTGTCAATGTGACAGCAAGACAATGGGAATGGATTTTTAGCTATCCCCAATATGGGATTAAACAGGCGGTTAATGCCCAGGGACTGGACGAGATGGAATTGCCGGTGAACCGGCCAGTTGAGTTCTTCCTACGAAGTTATGACCCTTTCCACACCTATGATGTCTACGCTGGGGTGATCCATAGTTTCTGGATTCCCGCGTTTGGGATTAAAGAAGATGTGATTCCTGGAGAAACCCGCACCGAATTTTTAGTCCCCAATCACGTGGCCAATTTCAAGACTAGTCCTCTGGTCCGAGTGCAATGTGCTGAAGTCTGCGGTCCCGGACATCCCTATATGGAAGCGCCGGTCTCTGTGGTGACAGCTAAGCAGTTTGCCCAGTGGATTGCGTATCAAAAGAAACTACAGGCGAGCGGCGTTTAA
- a CDS encoding DNA-methyltransferase: MLSDQITSSHPSYHQTPYVIMHGSAKEQLNWLARHGFADRFQLIYWDPPFFSGRQQTASHGSFEDSWPSLPVYLDFIRQHFALIMPFLAPTGFFVLHCDYHASHYLKVLGDEFMGYDNFRNEVIWHYTGRRTKASNRVNSKHDVLLIWAKSEKSRMMPVYDAWDRDYYVRMKKQKIHRDSDGREWIWGHKGKGQSHAYRIYLDDVVEKGRAIDSVWDIPIINTSAKERTGYPTQKPLQLLERLVLLLTRPGDWVGDLMAGSGTTGVAAWTLKRPVWLGDNNPDAVTIMRQRMKALTAFS, from the coding sequence GTGCTTAGCGATCAGATTACCTCCTCTCATCCTTCTTATCATCAAACTCCCTATGTGATTATGCACGGTTCTGCAAAAGAACAATTAAATTGGCTTGCGCGTCATGGATTTGCTGACCGGTTTCAACTAATTTATTGGGATCCTCCATTTTTTTCGGGCAGGCAACAAACGGCTAGTCATGGATCATTTGAGGACAGCTGGCCCTCATTGCCCGTGTATTTAGATTTCATCCGGCAGCATTTTGCTCTTATTATGCCCTTTTTAGCGCCAACCGGTTTTTTTGTGCTGCACTGCGACTATCATGCCAGTCATTATCTGAAAGTATTGGGTGATGAGTTCATGGGTTATGACAATTTTCGCAATGAAGTGATTTGGCATTATACCGGACGCCGTACAAAAGCCTCGAACCGTGTCAATAGCAAACATGACGTCCTCTTAATTTGGGCCAAATCGGAGAAATCCCGGATGATGCCTGTTTATGATGCATGGGACCGCGACTATTATGTGCGGATGAAAAAACAAAAGATCCATAGGGATTCCGATGGCCGGGAATGGATTTGGGGACACAAGGGGAAGGGACAGTCCCATGCTTACCGCATTTATCTGGATGATGTGGTCGAAAAAGGGCGTGCGATAGACAGTGTTTGGGACATTCCAATTATTAATACCTCGGCGAAAGAACGTACAGGCTATCCCACGCAAAAGCCGCTTCAATTATTGGAGAGACTGGTGTTGCTCTTAACCCGCCCAGGGGATTGGGTGGGCGATCTGATGGCGGGATCGGGAACCACCGGGGTTGCGGCATGGACCCTCAAGCGTCCGGTTTGGCTCGGGGACAATAATCCTGACGCGGTAACCATTATGCGTCAGCGTATGAAAGCTCTCACCGCCTTTTCATAA